One genomic region from Stutzerimonas decontaminans encodes:
- the glpD gene encoding glycerol-3-phosphate dehydrogenase: MNHPLLAPLAEVYDLAVVGGGINGAGIAADAAGRGLSVFLCEQGDLAEHTSSASSKLVHGGLRYLEHYELRLVREALAEREVLLAKAPHIITPLRFVLPYRPHLRPSWMIRTGLFLYDHLGKREKLGGSRSLRFGADSPLKDEITHGFEYSDCWVDDARLVVLNAMAARELGAHIHTRTRCVSARSSKALWHLHLERQDGSRFSIRARALVNATGPWVASFIQEQLRQTSPHGMRLIQGSHIIVPKLYEGDHACILQNEDRRIVFVTPYLGQFSLIGTTDHEYHGDPTQVRITDDEIDYLLAIVNTHFKHQLSRTDIRYSYAGVRPLCDDESDQPSAITRDYTLTLSDSPGEGPLLSVFGGKLTTYRKLAEAALAQLTTLFPEMKRPWTHDAALPGGEHLEEPSALAHALCASYPWLPGPIARRWARTYGSRSWLLLKGTDSLHDLGECFGAGLHAREVDYLMVEEWAQTAEDILWRRTKLGLFMQPAEVALLQLYLDSRTAERLPHFDHVAQG, from the coding sequence ATGAATCATCCTCTTCTTGCACCGCTCGCGGAAGTCTACGACCTGGCCGTGGTGGGCGGCGGTATCAATGGCGCAGGGATCGCCGCGGATGCCGCCGGGCGCGGCCTGTCGGTGTTTCTCTGCGAACAGGGCGACCTGGCAGAACACACCTCTTCCGCCAGCAGCAAGCTGGTGCACGGTGGGCTGCGCTACCTCGAACATTACGAGTTGCGCCTGGTTCGCGAAGCGCTGGCCGAGCGCGAAGTGTTGCTGGCCAAGGCGCCGCACATCATCACCCCACTGCGCTTCGTGCTGCCCTACCGTCCGCATCTGCGGCCGTCGTGGATGATCCGCACCGGGCTGTTTCTTTACGATCACCTCGGCAAACGCGAAAAGCTCGGTGGTTCGCGCAGCCTGCGTTTCGGTGCCGACAGCCCGCTGAAAGACGAAATCACCCACGGCTTCGAATATTCCGATTGCTGGGTCGACGACGCGCGGCTGGTGGTACTCAATGCCATGGCCGCACGCGAGCTGGGCGCACATATCCACACCCGCACTCGCTGCGTCAGCGCGCGCAGCAGCAAGGCGCTCTGGCACCTGCATCTGGAGCGCCAGGATGGCAGCCGCTTTTCGATCCGCGCCCGCGCCTTGGTCAACGCGACCGGCCCTTGGGTGGCCTCGTTCATCCAGGAGCAACTGCGGCAGACCTCGCCTCACGGCATGCGCCTGATCCAGGGCAGCCATATCATCGTGCCGAAACTCTACGAGGGTGATCACGCCTGCATCCTGCAGAACGAGGATCGGCGCATCGTATTCGTCACGCCGTACCTTGGGCAGTTCAGCCTGATCGGCACCACCGACCACGAGTACCACGGCGACCCGACCCAGGTGCGGATTACCGATGACGAGATCGATTACCTGCTAGCCATCGTCAACACGCACTTCAAGCATCAGCTGAGCCGCACCGACATCCGCTACAGCTATGCAGGCGTCAGGCCGCTGTGCGATGACGAGTCAGACCAGCCCTCGGCTATCACCCGCGACTACACGCTGACGCTCAGCGACAGCCCCGGCGAGGGGCCGTTGCTCTCGGTATTCGGCGGCAAGCTGACCACCTATCGCAAGCTCGCCGAAGCGGCACTGGCGCAGCTAACGACGCTGTTTCCCGAAATGAAAAGACCCTGGACCCACGACGCGGCGCTGCCTGGCGGTGAGCACCTGGAGGAGCCATCAGCGCTGGCCCATGCCCTCTGCGCCAGCTACCCGTGGCTGCCCGGTCCGATTGCCCGACGCTGGGCACGCACCTACGGCAGCCGCAGCTGGCTGCTGCTCAAGGGCACCGATTCACTGCACGACCTTGGCGAGTGTTTTGGCGCCGGCCTGCACGCGCGCGAGGTGGACTACCTGATGGTCGAGGAATGGGCGCAGACGGCAGAAGACATCCTCTGGCGCCGCACCAAGCTCGGCCTGTTCATGCAACCCGCGGAGGTCGCGCTTCTCCAGCTGTACCTGGACAGCCGAACCGCCGAGCGACTGCCCCACTTCGACCACGTCGCCCAGGGCTGA
- a CDS encoding LysE family translocator: MDDPIFWLVFFSAALALNLSPGPDLLYVFSRTLSGGRRIGIISACGVCSGALVHVAFAALGISAILAASALAFTVVKYVGAAYLLYLGYQALRSAGSGTMLALKAAPRASAWKAYRQGVLVDLLNPKAAIFFMAFLPQFVRPEHGAVPLQLLVLGVLVVVVAIIVESALVLLAARATQTLRNNPAISQWLDRALGSVLIALGIRLGLSERI; encoded by the coding sequence ATGGACGATCCCATCTTTTGGCTGGTGTTCTTTTCGGCTGCGCTGGCACTGAATCTGTCGCCTGGGCCGGATCTGCTCTACGTGTTTTCGCGAACCCTGAGTGGCGGTCGTCGGATCGGCATCATCTCCGCCTGCGGGGTGTGCAGCGGCGCGCTGGTTCATGTCGCCTTCGCTGCGTTGGGTATATCGGCAATCCTTGCCGCTTCGGCGCTCGCCTTCACCGTGGTCAAGTATGTCGGTGCCGCCTATCTGCTCTACCTCGGCTATCAGGCGCTGCGTTCGGCCGGCAGCGGAACGATGCTGGCACTCAAGGCCGCGCCGCGAGCGTCTGCCTGGAAGGCCTATCGTCAGGGGGTGCTGGTCGACTTGTTGAACCCCAAGGCCGCAATCTTCTTTATGGCATTCCTGCCGCAGTTCGTTCGTCCCGAGCATGGTGCGGTGCCGCTGCAGTTGCTGGTGCTCGGCGTGCTGGTGGTTGTGGTGGCGATCATTGTCGAAAGCGCGTTGGTTTTGCTGGCGGCCCGTGCCACGCAGACGCTGCGCAACAATCCGGCCATCAGCCAGTGGCTCGACCGGGCGCTGGGCTCGGTGCTCATCGCACTTGGGATTCGCCTGGGCTTGAGTGAGCGCATCTGA
- a CDS encoding CsgG/HfaB family protein → MRSLFVAIGMMAVLQGCAVREPMSADQHPPTLTPRTSTYQDLLALPRPKGPLVAAVYGFRDQTGQYKPTPASSFSTAVTQGAASMLVDAMQASGWFVVLEREGLQNVLTERKIIRASQAKPDVAPNIQSELPSLLAANIIMEGAIVAYETNVRSGGQGARYLGIGLSQEYRVDQVTVNLRAIDVRSGRVLSNVMTTKTIFSIGRSANVYKFIEFKELLEAEAGYTTNEPAQLCVLSAIEAAVAHLIAQGVDRRLWHTAEGSGSEHPELSKYLSKLD, encoded by the coding sequence ATGAGAAGCCTATTCGTAGCCATAGGGATGATGGCTGTACTACAGGGTTGCGCTGTACGCGAGCCCATGTCTGCCGATCAACACCCGCCAACCCTGACCCCGCGCACATCGACCTATCAGGACCTGCTGGCGCTGCCCCGCCCGAAAGGCCCCTTGGTGGCCGCCGTGTACGGTTTTCGCGACCAGACCGGCCAGTACAAGCCAACGCCGGCCAGTTCGTTCTCAACTGCAGTGACGCAAGGCGCCGCCAGCATGCTGGTCGACGCCATGCAGGCCAGCGGCTGGTTCGTGGTGCTCGAACGCGAAGGTCTGCAGAACGTGCTGACCGAACGCAAGATCATCCGCGCCTCGCAGGCCAAGCCGGACGTGGCACCGAACATCCAGTCCGAACTGCCGTCGCTGCTGGCGGCCAACATCATCATGGAAGGCGCCATAGTCGCCTATGAGACCAACGTGCGCAGCGGCGGCCAGGGTGCGCGCTACCTCGGTATCGGGCTGTCGCAGGAATACCGCGTCGATCAGGTCACGGTGAACCTGCGCGCTATCGATGTGCGCAGCGGCAGGGTGCTGTCGAACGTGATGACCACCAAGACGATCTTCTCCATCGGCCGTAGCGCCAACGTCTACAAGTTCATCGAGTTCAAGGAACTGCTCGAAGCGGAGGCGGGCTACACCACCAACGAGCCAGCGCAGCTCTGCGTGCTTTCCGCGATCGAGGCCGCCGTCGCGCATCTGATCGCCCAAGGGGTCGATCGACGCCTCTGGCATACCGCCGAAGGTAGCGGCAGCGAGCATCCGGAACTGAGCAAGTATCTGAGCAAACTGGACTAA
- a CDS encoding curli assembly protein CsgF, whose translation MKQHTRKALGTLLGSLLLSAGASATELVYTPINPSFGGSPLNGAWLLGNAQAQNNKKDPDALDRSSLLGNQSALDRFTSQLESRLLGDLLSGVSNGKTGTVTTDDFIVRVYNGDAGMLIVEITDRLTGEMSEIIVGN comes from the coding sequence ATGAAACAGCACACCCGCAAGGCGCTCGGCACGCTGCTCGGCAGCCTGCTGCTCAGCGCTGGCGCCAGCGCCACCGAGCTGGTCTACACCCCGATCAACCCATCCTTCGGCGGCAGCCCGCTCAACGGTGCCTGGCTGCTGGGTAACGCCCAGGCGCAGAACAACAAGAAGGACCCCGACGCCCTGGATCGCTCGTCGCTGCTGGGCAACCAGTCTGCGCTGGACCGCTTTACCAGCCAACTGGAGTCCCGTCTGCTGGGCGACCTGCTCAGCGGCGTGTCCAATGGCAAGACAGGCACCGTAACCACCGACGATTTCATCGTGCGCGTCTACAACGGCGACGCCGGCATGCTGATCGTCGAAATCACCGACCGACTCACCGGAGAAATGTCCGAAATCATCGTCGGCAACTGA
- a CDS encoding helix-turn-helix transcriptional regulator has protein sequence MKDDVVPAFQPGQLRIALLSASKLLDSSLRQNLYDCPNCTLIHMVTPGPEQIDAALVLLDVASYDRNDCVHLLRELGDTPVALINAQPDQARRLVETHPWIRGVFYRATPRAMLVRGIQTMLAGGDWLPRELMEALLGRYRQLSNAHQMIDELTLREKQILALAGQGLSNAAIGEKLHLSIHTIKSHVHNALRKLGASNRAQGASLVLAHVGEAVS, from the coding sequence ATGAAAGACGATGTCGTGCCGGCTTTCCAGCCCGGTCAACTCCGCATAGCACTTCTCTCTGCCAGCAAGCTGCTCGACAGCTCGCTGCGTCAGAACTTGTACGACTGCCCCAACTGCACACTGATCCATATGGTCACGCCGGGACCCGAGCAGATCGACGCCGCGCTGGTGCTGCTCGATGTCGCCAGCTACGACCGAAACGATTGCGTGCACCTGCTCCGGGAGCTCGGCGATACACCCGTCGCCCTGATCAATGCTCAGCCAGATCAGGCACGCAGATTGGTCGAAACCCATCCTTGGATTCGCGGGGTCTTCTATCGCGCAACGCCCCGCGCCATGTTGGTCCGCGGCATTCAGACCATGCTCGCAGGCGGCGACTGGTTACCGAGAGAGCTGATGGAGGCCCTGCTGGGTCGCTACCGCCAGCTCAGCAATGCGCACCAGATGATCGACGAGCTGACCCTGCGCGAAAAGCAGATTCTCGCCCTCGCAGGCCAAGGCCTGTCCAACGCCGCTATCGGTGAAAAGCTGCACCTGAGCATCCACACCATCAAGAGCCATGTGCACAACGCCCTACGCAAACTCGGCGCCAGCAATCGCGCGCAGGGCGCCTCGCTGGTGCTGGCGCATGTTGGCGAGGCGGTATCGTGA
- the metR gene encoding transcriptional regulator MetR, whose product MLEIRHLKTLHALRETDSLVEAAERLHLTQSALSHQFKELEERLGLQLFVRKTRPVRFTSAGLRLLQLADLMLPQLRSAERDLARLAGGTAGRLHMAIECHSCFQWLMPTIDQFRDAWPEVELDLASGFSFAPLPALARGDLDLVVTSDPLELPGITYVPLFTYEALLAVANQHALAARPYIRPEDLASETLITYPIERDRLDIFTRFLEPADIEPAQVRTSELTVMMMQLVASGRGVCSLPNWALHEYSSRGYVTAKRLGDKGLFATLYAGIRADMLDSPFMRDFLLTAKDTSFATLEGVSAAPKVR is encoded by the coding sequence ATGCTGGAAATTCGTCACCTGAAGACGCTTCATGCACTTCGGGAAACCGACAGTCTCGTCGAAGCCGCCGAACGCCTGCACCTGACGCAATCGGCGCTGTCGCATCAATTCAAGGAACTGGAAGAACGCCTCGGCCTGCAGCTTTTCGTGCGCAAGACCCGCCCAGTGCGTTTCACCAGCGCCGGTCTGCGTCTGCTGCAACTGGCGGATCTGATGCTGCCGCAGCTACGCAGCGCGGAGCGTGACCTCGCCCGCCTGGCCGGCGGCACAGCCGGGCGGCTGCACATGGCGATCGAATGCCACAGCTGCTTCCAGTGGCTGATGCCGACCATTGACCAGTTCCGCGATGCCTGGCCCGAGGTCGAGCTGGATCTGGCCTCGGGCTTCTCCTTCGCCCCGCTGCCGGCCCTGGCGCGTGGTGATCTCGATCTGGTGGTCACCTCCGACCCACTGGAGCTGCCCGGCATCACCTATGTGCCGCTATTCACCTACGAAGCGCTGCTGGCGGTGGCGAACCAGCACGCACTGGCGGCACGGCCGTACATCCGCCCGGAAGATCTGGCCAGCGAAACGCTGATCACCTACCCCATCGAACGCGACCGCCTGGATATCTTCACCCGCTTTCTCGAACCGGCCGACATCGAGCCGGCGCAGGTGCGCACCTCGGAACTCACGGTGATGATGATGCAGCTGGTGGCATCCGGGCGCGGTGTCTGCTCGCTGCCGAACTGGGCACTGCACGAGTACAGCTCGCGCGGCTACGTCACCGCCAAACGGCTGGGCGACAAGGGGCTGTTCGCCACGCTGTACGCCGGCATCCGCGCCGACATGCTCGATTCACCTTTCATGCGCGACTTCCTGCTGACCGCCAAGGACACCTCCTTCGCCACGCTCGAAGGCGTCAGTGCCGCGCCGAAGGTGCGTTGA
- a CDS encoding exopolysaccharide biosynthesis protein — protein MNPEQPPQNLESLLQRLDQAGEADQPVTIECMLQATDERSFGALLLVPGLLVLSPLSGIPGLPSVFAVMVSLIAVQLLIGRKHFWLPKWLLRRSASRSKYDKAMAFLHRISGFVDRLLKRRLTFLTNGLANRLNAVLCLAIAATMPPLELIPFGNSTAGAALSVLGLGMMARDGAMIVAALLFFFGLAYMVSRLWF, from the coding sequence ATGAATCCTGAACAGCCACCGCAGAATCTCGAAAGCCTGCTGCAGCGCCTGGATCAGGCCGGTGAGGCGGACCAGCCGGTGACCATCGAGTGCATGCTGCAAGCGACCGATGAGCGCAGCTTTGGCGCCCTGCTGCTGGTGCCTGGCCTGCTGGTGCTATCTCCGCTGTCGGGGATTCCTGGACTGCCCAGCGTGTTCGCGGTGATGGTTTCGCTGATCGCGGTGCAGCTGCTGATCGGGCGCAAACATTTCTGGCTGCCCAAATGGCTGCTGCGGCGTAGCGCCTCGCGCAGCAAGTACGACAAGGCCATGGCCTTCCTGCATCGCATTTCCGGCTTCGTCGACCGCCTGCTCAAGCGGCGGCTGACCTTCCTTACCAACGGCCTGGCGAATCGCTTGAATGCCGTGCTGTGTCTGGCAATCGCAGCCACCATGCCGCCCCTGGAGCTGATCCCGTTCGGCAACTCCACTGCCGGTGCGGCATTGAGCGTGCTCGGGCTGGGCATGATGGCCCGCGACGGCGCGATGATCGTTGCTGCGCTGCTGTTCTTCTTTGGCCTGGCCTATATGGTTTCGCGGCTCTGGTTCTAA
- a CDS encoding SDR family oxidoreductase, with translation MAYGKLYGALVVLTGASSGIGRAAAQAFARQGARLVLAARDVEALTETADECRALGGEVLVVPTDVTHSDEVEALASAAAEFGQGRIDVWINNAGIGAVGAFDETPLDAHEQVVQTDLLGYLRGAHVVLPYFKQQQSGVLINTLSVGSWVAQPFAAAYSASKFGLRGLSQALRGELGAWPGIHICDVYPGIVDTPGFRDGGNYAGRSLQPPPPLLDPRDVANAMVSLALHPRHTTSVGATATLLRLAHFLTPGFDRLNGLLTGFALGRAQRVAPSSGNLFHPPLGQRRIDGGWRSSADDDKRWLLIGGVAAGLIGLGMCLARRR, from the coding sequence ATGGCCTACGGAAAACTCTACGGCGCCCTGGTGGTGCTGACCGGTGCGTCCAGCGGCATCGGTCGCGCCGCTGCCCAGGCTTTCGCCCGCCAGGGCGCGCGGCTGGTGCTTGCCGCGCGCGACGTCGAAGCGCTGACGGAAACCGCCGATGAATGCCGCGCGCTCGGTGGCGAAGTCCTGGTGGTGCCCACCGATGTCACCCACAGCGACGAGGTCGAAGCACTGGCTAGCGCTGCGGCGGAGTTCGGCCAGGGGCGCATTGATGTGTGGATCAACAATGCCGGCATCGGCGCGGTCGGCGCGTTCGACGAGACGCCATTGGATGCCCACGAACAGGTGGTGCAGACCGATCTGCTCGGCTACCTGCGCGGCGCCCATGTGGTGCTGCCGTATTTCAAGCAGCAGCAGAGCGGTGTGTTGATCAATACGCTGTCGGTCGGCAGCTGGGTGGCGCAACCGTTCGCGGCGGCCTATTCGGCCAGCAAGTTCGGCCTGCGCGGCCTTTCCCAGGCGCTGCGCGGCGAACTGGGGGCTTGGCCGGGCATTCATATCTGCGACGTATACCCAGGTATCGTCGACACCCCCGGTTTTCGTGACGGCGGCAACTATGCCGGGCGCTCTCTGCAGCCACCGCCACCGTTGCTCGATCCCCGTGACGTGGCCAACGCGATGGTCAGCCTGGCGCTGCATCCGCGGCATACCACCTCGGTCGGTGCAACCGCGACATTGCTGCGGCTGGCGCATTTCCTCACGCCAGGCTTCGATCGCCTCAATGGCCTGCTGACCGGTTTTGCCCTGGGGCGTGCACAGCGGGTAGCGCCTTCGTCAGGCAATCTCTTTCATCCACCGCTGGGCCAGCGGCGCATTGATGGAGGCTGGCGCTCGTCGGCGGATGATGACAAGCGCTGGCTGTTGATCGGCGGCGTCGCAGCCGGATTGATCGGTCTGGGTATGTGCCTGGCGCGGCGTCGCTGA
- the ybaK gene encoding Cys-tRNA(Pro) deacylase → MTPAIDLLKKARAEHAVHSYEHDPKSASYGLEAAEKLGLEPARVFKTLLACSEKNELLVAVVPVAGTLDLKALAQAAGVKKVEMADPMAAQRATGYLVGGISPLGQKKRLRTFIDSSAQAQPSIYVSAGRRGLEVELAPALLAEHTNALFAAIGRG, encoded by the coding sequence ATGACACCTGCCATCGACCTGTTGAAAAAAGCCCGCGCCGAACATGCCGTACACAGCTACGAGCACGATCCGAAATCCGCTTCCTACGGTCTGGAAGCAGCGGAAAAGCTCGGGCTGGAGCCGGCGCGGGTATTCAAGACGCTGCTCGCTTGCAGCGAGAAGAACGAGCTGCTGGTCGCCGTGGTGCCTGTCGCCGGCACCCTGGATCTCAAGGCGCTGGCTCAGGCGGCCGGCGTGAAGAAGGTCGAGATGGCAGACCCTATGGCTGCCCAGCGGGCTACCGGCTATCTGGTCGGAGGTATCAGTCCGCTGGGGCAGAAGAAGCGTCTGCGTACCTTTATCGACAGTTCCGCACAGGCGCAGCCGAGCATCTATGTGAGCGCCGGGCGTCGTGGGCTGGAAGTAGAGCTGGCGCCCGCGCTCCTGGCCGAGCACACCAACGCGCTATTCGCTGCGATCGGGCGTGGCTGA
- a CDS encoding VOC family protein, with amino-acid sequence MSLQSKNTSASLIPCLRYRDVAAAIDWLGHAFGFECRRQYRDEQVGITHAQLAFGNGMLMVGPVVDSEYGQQLRQPDEIGGKSTQGIYVIVNSADALYAQAKAAGAQIVVELKDEDYGGRGFTCRDIEGHLWSFGTYDPWADEAAGSVAQA; translated from the coding sequence ATGTCACTGCAGAGCAAGAACACTTCGGCCAGCCTGATTCCCTGCCTGCGCTATCGCGATGTGGCCGCCGCCATCGACTGGTTGGGCCACGCCTTCGGTTTCGAGTGCCGGCGCCAGTACCGCGACGAACAGGTCGGCATCACCCATGCACAACTGGCTTTCGGCAACGGCATGCTGATGGTCGGACCAGTAGTGGATTCCGAGTACGGCCAGCAGCTTCGCCAGCCCGACGAGATTGGCGGCAAATCCACCCAGGGCATCTACGTGATCGTCAACAGCGCCGATGCGCTGTACGCCCAGGCCAAGGCGGCCGGGGCGCAGATCGTCGTCGAACTCAAAGACGAGGATTACGGCGGTCGCGGCTTCACCTGCCGCGATATCGAAGGGCATCTGTGGAGCTTCGGCACCTACGACCCCTGGGCGGACGAAGCGGCGGGAAGCGTCGCCCAGGCTTGA
- the csgE gene encoding curli production assembly/transport protein CsgE, which produces MKRTAALLLLLLGLTAHAGEAELQGFITDNTISRSGHEFYVRFCERLNDISGLDFNLAVKERPSARWGVLVWVEHENQTLYRRFLQPNVADMKEPAYEAADFVVQEINRRKIEALFEDNIDMAKDEL; this is translated from the coding sequence GTGAAACGCACCGCCGCGCTGCTTCTGCTGCTGTTGGGCCTAACCGCCCACGCCGGCGAAGCCGAGCTGCAGGGGTTCATCACCGACAACACGATTTCCCGCTCCGGTCACGAGTTCTACGTGCGCTTCTGCGAGCGCTTGAACGATATCAGCGGCCTGGACTTCAACCTTGCCGTCAAGGAGAGGCCCTCTGCTCGCTGGGGCGTTCTGGTCTGGGTAGAGCACGAGAACCAGACGCTGTATCGCCGTTTTCTGCAGCCCAACGTGGCAGATATGAAGGAGCCGGCCTACGAGGCCGCGGATTTCGTGGTGCAGGAGATCAACCGGCGCAAGATCGAAGCGCTGTTTGAAGACAACATTGACATGGCCAAGGACGAACTATGA
- the metE gene encoding 5-methyltetrahydropteroyltriglutamate--homocysteine S-methyltransferase, which translates to MAEAHNLGFPRIGADRELKKALEAYWKGELDEQGLRQVGRQLRAQHWQAQADAGIQLLPVGDFAWYDHVLSHSLMFGVVPQRFRPTDGQPTLDTLFAMARGVTNSCCGGGQAQEMTKWFDTNYHYLVPEFSVDQQFQLSWTQLFEEVEEAQALGHAIKPVLVGPLTYLWLGKLKGEDAEGFDKLELLERLLPVYGEVLDRLAALGVEWVQIDEPILALDLPQDWKNAFERAYNLLQRAPLKKLVATYFGGLEDNLSLAAALPVDGLHIDLVRAPEQYPLILDWLPTYKVLSLGLVNGRNVWRCDLDKALEVARHAAERLGDRLWLAPSCSLLHSPVDLGREDRLDHELKGWLAFAVQKCAEVATLARAIDDPANDDVVVELARSRTVQAARQHSPRIHKPQVQARLDAIQPQDSQRTSVFAARIEQQRARLDLPAFPTTTIGSFPQTPAIRLARQAYKQGRLSLGDYTEAMQAEIRHAVAVQEQIGLDVLVHGEAERNDMVEYFAEQLDGYAFTRFGWVQSYGSRCVKPAVIYGDLSRPQPMTVDWIRYAQQQTDRVMKGMLTGPVTMLMWSFAREDVSREVQARQLALAIRDEVCDLEAAGIRIIQIDEAAFREGLPLRRAQWQHYLDWAVEAFRLCASGVRDETQIHTHMCYSEFNDVIESIAAMDADVITIETSRSQMELLEAFRAFDYPNDIGPGVYDIHSPRVPDTAEMVQLLEKAAECIPAERLWVNPDCGLKTRGWPETEAALVNMVAAARQLRASRNAKVA; encoded by the coding sequence ATGGCTGAAGCGCATAACCTCGGTTTTCCACGCATCGGTGCGGACCGCGAACTAAAGAAAGCCCTCGAGGCATACTGGAAGGGTGAATTGGATGAGCAGGGCCTGCGCCAGGTCGGCCGCCAGCTCCGTGCGCAGCATTGGCAAGCCCAGGCCGACGCTGGCATCCAGTTGCTGCCAGTCGGCGACTTCGCTTGGTACGACCACGTGCTCAGCCACTCGCTGATGTTCGGCGTGGTGCCGCAGCGCTTCCGCCCGACCGATGGCCAGCCGACGCTGGACACACTGTTCGCCATGGCCCGTGGCGTGACCAACAGCTGTTGCGGTGGCGGCCAGGCCCAAGAGATGACCAAGTGGTTCGATACCAACTATCACTACCTGGTGCCGGAGTTCAGCGTCGATCAGCAGTTCCAGCTGTCCTGGACGCAACTGTTCGAGGAAGTCGAGGAGGCGCAGGCGCTGGGCCACGCGATCAAGCCGGTGCTGGTCGGACCGCTGACCTATCTCTGGCTGGGCAAGCTCAAGGGCGAAGACGCCGAGGGCTTCGACAAGTTGGAACTGCTCGAGCGACTCCTGCCGGTCTATGGCGAGGTGCTCGACCGGCTGGCGGCGCTGGGCGTCGAGTGGGTGCAGATCGACGAGCCGATTCTTGCCCTCGACCTGCCGCAGGACTGGAAGAATGCCTTCGAACGCGCCTACAACCTGCTGCAGCGGGCCCCGCTGAAGAAGCTGGTCGCCACCTACTTTGGCGGGTTGGAGGACAACCTCAGCCTGGCCGCCGCGCTGCCGGTGGACGGCCTGCATATCGATCTGGTGCGTGCGCCGGAACAATACCCGCTGATTCTCGACTGGTTGCCGACCTACAAGGTGCTGTCACTGGGGCTCGTCAATGGACGCAACGTCTGGCGCTGCGATCTGGACAAGGCCCTGGAAGTGGCACGACATGCCGCAGAGCGGCTGGGTGATCGTCTCTGGCTGGCGCCATCCTGCTCGCTGCTGCACAGCCCGGTGGACCTTGGGCGGGAAGACCGACTCGATCATGAGCTGAAAGGCTGGCTGGCCTTTGCCGTACAGAAATGCGCTGAAGTGGCGACGCTGGCCCGCGCCATCGACGATCCGGCGAATGACGATGTGGTGGTCGAACTGGCACGCAGCCGTACCGTGCAGGCGGCACGTCAGCACTCGCCACGCATCCACAAGCCGCAGGTTCAGGCACGCCTGGACGCGATCCAGCCACAGGACAGCCAGCGCACGTCGGTGTTCGCCGCGCGAATCGAACAGCAGCGCGCGCGGCTCGATTTACCGGCGTTCCCGACCACGACTATCGGCTCGTTCCCGCAGACGCCGGCGATCCGCCTGGCGCGGCAGGCCTATAAGCAGGGCAGGCTGTCGCTTGGCGATTACACCGAGGCGATGCAGGCCGAGATCCGCCATGCGGTGGCGGTGCAGGAGCAGATCGGCCTGGATGTGCTGGTGCATGGCGAAGCGGAGCGCAACGACATGGTCGAATACTTCGCCGAGCAGCTCGATGGCTATGCCTTCACCCGTTTCGGCTGGGTGCAGAGCTATGGATCGCGTTGCGTGAAACCGGCGGTGATCTACGGCGACCTCAGCCGCCCGCAGCCGATGACCGTCGACTGGATTCGCTACGCCCAGCAGCAGACCGACCGCGTGATGAAGGGCATGCTCACCGGCCCGGTGACCATGCTGATGTGGTCGTTCGCTCGCGAGGACGTGTCGCGTGAGGTGCAGGCACGGCAGCTGGCGCTGGCGATCCGCGACGAGGTCTGCGATCTGGAAGCCGCCGGCATCCGCATCATCCAGATCGACGAGGCAGCGTTTCGCGAGGGCTTGCCGCTGCGCCGCGCGCAGTGGCAACACTATCTGGACTGGGCGGTCGAGGCGTTCCGTCTGTGCGCCAGTGGCGTGCGTGACGAGACGCAGATCCACACGCACATGTGCTACAGCGAGTTCAACGACGTCATCGAGTCCATCGCGGCGATGGATGCCGATGTCATCACCATCGAGACCTCGCGTTCGCAGATGGAGCTGCTCGAAGCCTTCCGCGCCTTCGACTATCCCAACGATATCGGCCCGGGGGTCTACGATATCCACTCGCCACGCGTGCCGGATACCGCCGAAATGGTGCAGCTGCTGGAGAAGGCCGCCGAGTGCATCCCTGCCGAGCGGCTCTGGGTGAACCCTGATTGCGGGCTGAAGACCCGCGGCTGGCCGGAGACCGAGGCGGCGCTGGTGAACATGGTGGCCGCGGCCCGTCAGCTGCGTGCGTCGCGCAACGCCAAGGTCGCCTGA